In Nitrospira sp., one genomic interval encodes:
- a CDS encoding methylmalonyl-CoA mutase family protein produces MTEERRMAERKPQFTSLSGLVTDRVYGPAHLKGWTPEQDLGEPGAFPYTRGIHPTMYRSRFWTMRQFAGFGSAEDTNRRFQYLLTQGQTGLSVAFDLPTLMGLDSDDPRARGEVGYCGVAVSSLADMERLFENIPLDQVTTSMTINGPAPVLFAMYLAVAEKRGIPFDHLGGTLQNDILKEYIAQKEWLFPPEPHLALTVETIGYCAQHLPKWHPISISGYHIREAGATAVQELAFTLYDGLTYVDAAVRAGLDVDSFAPQLSFFFNVHNDFFEEIAKFRAARRLWAREMERRHHPKNPRSLQLRCHAQTAGCSLTAQQPVNNVVRTTLQALAAVLGGTQSLHTNSMDETLALPTEEAVKVALRTQQIIATESEVTNSVDPLGGSYFVENLTNRLEEGALDYFRQLDARGGMVRAIEQGFPQREILDAAQRYQREIERRERGIVGVTEQVEQDERSIPILRIGPQVEQEQVARLSDFRKARDPFRMAGALEELQEAASCHQPVMPALIEAVKAKATVGEICAALKEVYGTYREPVVL; encoded by the coding sequence ATGACGGAGGAACGGCGTATGGCCGAACGGAAGCCGCAGTTCACTTCTCTCTCCGGCCTTGTCACCGACAGGGTCTACGGCCCGGCCCATCTAAAGGGCTGGACTCCGGAACAGGACCTCGGCGAGCCCGGCGCCTTTCCCTACACGCGCGGCATCCATCCGACCATGTACCGCAGCCGCTTCTGGACCATGCGGCAGTTTGCCGGCTTCGGGTCCGCGGAAGATACCAACCGGCGCTTTCAGTATCTCCTGACGCAGGGACAAACCGGCTTGAGCGTCGCCTTCGACCTGCCGACGCTGATGGGACTCGACTCCGACGATCCCCGCGCCCGCGGCGAAGTGGGCTACTGCGGCGTGGCCGTCTCTTCCCTCGCCGACATGGAGCGCCTCTTTGAGAACATCCCCTTGGATCAGGTCACCACCTCGATGACGATCAACGGCCCGGCGCCCGTGCTCTTCGCCATGTACCTGGCGGTGGCGGAGAAACGCGGCATCCCGTTCGATCACCTCGGCGGCACGCTCCAAAACGACATCCTGAAGGAATACATCGCGCAGAAAGAATGGCTTTTTCCGCCGGAGCCGCACCTCGCGCTGACAGTCGAAACGATCGGGTATTGCGCCCAACATCTGCCGAAATGGCACCCCATCAGCATCAGCGGCTACCACATCCGCGAGGCCGGGGCGACCGCCGTGCAGGAGCTCGCCTTTACGCTCTATGATGGCCTGACCTACGTCGACGCGGCGGTGAGGGCGGGACTCGATGTGGACAGCTTCGCCCCGCAGCTTTCCTTCTTCTTCAATGTGCACAACGACTTCTTCGAGGAGATCGCCAAATTTCGTGCGGCCCGCCGCCTCTGGGCCCGTGAAATGGAGCGACGCCATCATCCCAAGAATCCGCGTTCGCTGCAGTTGCGTTGCCATGCCCAAACGGCCGGCTGCTCGCTCACCGCACAACAACCGGTGAACAACGTCGTGCGGACGACGCTGCAGGCGCTGGCGGCGGTGCTCGGCGGCACGCAGTCGCTCCATACGAACTCCATGGACGAGACCTTGGCGTTGCCCACCGAAGAGGCCGTGAAGGTCGCCCTGCGCACTCAGCAGATCATTGCGACCGAGAGCGAGGTCACCAACAGCGTCGATCCGCTGGGGGGCTCCTACTTCGTCGAGAACCTGACCAATCGCCTGGAGGAGGGGGCGCTGGACTACTTCCGCCAATTGGATGCACGGGGCGGCATGGTCCGCGCGATCGAACAGGGTTTTCCGCAGCGGGAGATCCTCGACGCCGCGCAACGGTATCAACGCGAGATCGAGCGGCGGGAACGAGGCATCGTGGGGGTGACGGAGCAGGTCGAGCAGGATGAACGCTCCATTCCGATTCTGCGGATCGGGCCGCAGGTGGAACAGGAGCAGGTCGCCCGCCTGTCCGACTTCAGGAAGGCCCGCGATCCGTTCAGGATGGCCGGGGCGCTTGAGGAATTACAGGAGGCGGCATCGTGCCATCAACCGGTCATGCCGGCCTTGATCGAGGCCGTAAAGGCCAAGGCCACCGTGGGCGAAATTTGCGCGGCGCTGAAAGAAGTCTACGGCACCTATCGAGAACCGGTGGTGTTGTAA
- a CDS encoding 3-hydroxybutyryl-CoA dehydrogenase (converts (S)-3-hydroxybutanoyl-CoA to 3-acetoacetyl-CoA), producing MNERTTTTLDDISTIGVIGAGQMGHGIAQVLAMAGWQVLLVDMTDSLLTAAVQHIAAGVKKAVEKGHLSRTHEEAVMGRIHPSRQLESLRDAQVVIEAIPEDRDRKQSLFARLGQICPGSALLASNTSSISIAGLGMASGRPDRTMGLHFMNPVPAMRLVEVVRTIQTADPTLQLALALVHRLGKTAVVCKDSPGFIVNRILMPMINEAVYALEEGVASAEAIDLAMVEGTNQPMGPLALADRIGLDTVLAICEVLHQDLADPKFKPCPLLRTYVQHGRLGRKSGQGFYLYGAQPAVTQV from the coding sequence ATGAACGAACGGACAACTACGACCCTCGACGACATCTCCACGATCGGGGTCATCGGTGCCGGACAAATGGGGCACGGGATCGCCCAGGTCCTGGCGATGGCCGGTTGGCAGGTGCTGTTGGTCGATATGACCGACAGCCTCCTTACCGCAGCGGTCCAGCACATTGCGGCCGGCGTCAAAAAGGCCGTGGAGAAGGGTCACTTGAGCCGCACCCACGAGGAGGCGGTCATGGGGCGCATCCACCCCTCGCGGCAACTTGAATCGTTGCGTGATGCCCAGGTGGTGATCGAGGCCATCCCGGAAGATCGCGACCGTAAACAATCCCTGTTCGCCCGCCTCGGTCAAATCTGCCCCGGCTCCGCCCTCCTGGCCAGCAACACCTCGTCGATCTCCATCGCCGGGTTGGGAATGGCGTCGGGGCGCCCCGATCGCACCATGGGCCTCCATTTCATGAACCCGGTGCCGGCCATGCGGCTGGTGGAAGTGGTCCGGACGATCCAGACGGCCGACCCTACGCTGCAGTTGGCGCTCGCCTTGGTCCATCGGCTCGGCAAGACGGCCGTGGTCTGCAAGGACTCGCCCGGTTTCATCGTGAATCGGATTCTCATGCCGATGATCAACGAAGCGGTCTATGCATTGGAAGAAGGCGTGGCGTCGGCCGAGGCCATCGACCTGGCCATGGTGGAGGGCACCAACCAGCCGATGGGCCCCCTCGCCTTGGCCGACCGCATCGGGTTGGACACGGTGCTGGCGATCTGCGAGGTGCTGCATCAAGACCTCGCCGATCCCAAGTTCAAGCCCTGCCCGCTCCTGCGCACCTATGTGCAACATGGGCGCCTCGGCAGGAAGAGCGGACAGGGGTTCTACCTCTATGGAGCGCAGCCGGCCGTGACGCAGGTCTAG
- a CDS encoding 2-oxo acid dehydrogenase subunit E2, which translates to MATDILMPQLGESIAEGTVVKWLVPPGGAVERDQPLLVVETEKVALDIPSPGTGFLTEIVVQEGETVPVGTLLGKLEDQPRTGVVNRVGGVVVRPMDAPAGDGPHLSPAVRQLAKEHHVDVASIVGSGEGGRVTKKDVLEYVAARKSDRSAAPVATPAVRLHSQMRKTIAERMVLSRRTAAHVSTFFEVDMTGVVRFKEGRRLTFLPFVIDAVTRAMREVPVVNSTWRDDGLLLHQDIHIGIAVALEEGLLVPVVRHADRKDLTTLAKEVADLAQRARAKKLDPEDVVGGTFTITNHGGMGSLFSTPIINQPQVAILGVGSVQQRAVVINEAIAIRPMCYLSLSFDHRAFDGAAADSFMSKVKANLEQSDWEKR; encoded by the coding sequence ATGGCAACCGACATTCTCATGCCGCAGCTGGGTGAAAGCATCGCCGAAGGCACGGTGGTCAAATGGCTGGTGCCTCCGGGCGGAGCGGTGGAGCGGGATCAGCCCCTGCTCGTGGTGGAAACCGAAAAGGTCGCCCTCGACATTCCTTCACCGGGCACGGGTTTCCTCACCGAAATCGTGGTGCAGGAAGGCGAAACCGTGCCGGTCGGGACGCTCCTGGGCAAGCTTGAAGACCAGCCGCGGACCGGCGTCGTCAACCGAGTCGGCGGCGTGGTGGTAAGGCCGATGGATGCGCCGGCCGGCGACGGACCACACCTCTCCCCGGCTGTGCGGCAGCTCGCCAAGGAACATCACGTCGACGTGGCTTCGATCGTCGGCAGCGGCGAAGGCGGACGGGTCACCAAAAAGGATGTGTTGGAGTACGTGGCGGCGCGCAAGAGCGATCGCTCAGCGGCACCGGTCGCAACCCCGGCGGTTCGTCTCCACAGCCAAATGCGGAAAACGATCGCGGAACGGATGGTCCTCAGCCGACGAACGGCTGCCCACGTCTCCACCTTCTTCGAAGTCGACATGACCGGCGTGGTCCGATTCAAGGAAGGCCGTAGGCTGACCTTTCTTCCGTTCGTCATCGATGCCGTCACCCGGGCCATGCGGGAGGTCCCGGTGGTGAACTCCACCTGGCGTGACGACGGGCTCCTGTTGCACCAGGACATCCACATCGGCATTGCCGTGGCACTGGAGGAGGGGCTGCTGGTCCCGGTCGTCCGCCATGCCGATCGCAAGGACCTCACCACCTTGGCCAAGGAGGTGGCCGACCTCGCGCAGCGCGCCAGGGCCAAGAAGCTGGATCCCGAGGACGTGGTGGGCGGCACCTTCACGATCACGAATCACGGCGGCATGGGCAGCCTCTTCAGCACCCCGATCATCAACCAGCCCCAGGTCGCCATCCTGGGCGTCGGATCGGTGCAACAACGCGCGGTCGTCATCAACGAGGCCATCGCCATCAGGCCCATGTGCTACCTGAGCCTCTCGTTCGATCATCGCGCATTCGATGGGGCGGCGGCCGACAGCTTCATGAGCAAGGTGAAGGCGAATTTGGAGCAGAGCGACTGGGAGAAGCGGTGA
- a CDS encoding alpha-ketoacid dehydrogenase subunit beta, with translation MTTASATGEITYVEAISQALDEEMSRDERVFLMGEDIGHYGGAFKVTEGFLDKYGEWRVLDTPLSESGFVGAAIGAAMMGLRPVVEMQFADFISCAFDQITEVAAKNHYRWGAAVPLVIRAPFGGGVHGGPFHSECPEGWFFHSPGLKIVAPSTPYDAKGLLKAAIRDPNPVLYFEHKFLYRRIKAILPQEDFIVPLGKAEVKRPGSDLSLITYGAMVHLALEAAALLQQEGIDLEVVDLRTLMPLDKDTISESVRKTSKAIVLHEDNKTGGIGAEIAALLAEDCFDCLDGPILRIAPPDTPVPFSTPLEEFFLPKVGDIVAGARKLAAY, from the coding sequence ATGACGACTGCGAGCGCCACGGGGGAGATCACCTACGTCGAGGCCATTTCCCAGGCCTTGGACGAAGAGATGAGCCGAGACGAGCGGGTCTTCCTGATGGGCGAAGACATCGGCCACTATGGCGGCGCCTTCAAGGTGACGGAGGGCTTCCTCGACAAATACGGTGAATGGAGGGTGTTGGACACGCCACTCTCGGAATCCGGCTTTGTGGGCGCCGCGATCGGCGCGGCCATGATGGGGTTGCGGCCGGTCGTCGAGATGCAGTTCGCCGACTTCATCTCCTGCGCGTTCGATCAAATCACCGAAGTGGCGGCCAAGAACCATTACCGGTGGGGCGCGGCGGTACCGCTCGTTATCCGGGCGCCCTTCGGCGGAGGCGTCCACGGCGGGCCTTTCCACTCAGAATGCCCTGAAGGCTGGTTCTTCCATTCGCCCGGGCTGAAGATCGTCGCCCCCTCTACACCCTATGACGCCAAGGGCCTGCTCAAGGCCGCTATTCGCGATCCCAATCCAGTGCTGTACTTCGAACACAAGTTTCTGTACCGGCGGATCAAGGCGATCCTGCCACAGGAAGATTTCATCGTGCCGCTCGGCAAGGCCGAGGTCAAACGCCCCGGGAGCGACCTCTCGCTCATCACCTATGGCGCCATGGTCCATCTGGCCTTGGAAGCGGCGGCCCTGCTGCAGCAAGAGGGCATCGACCTGGAAGTGGTGGACCTCCGCACGTTGATGCCGCTCGACAAGGACACAATATCCGAGTCGGTGCGCAAGACCAGCAAGGCCATCGTCCTGCACGAAGACAACAAGACCGGCGGCATCGGGGCCGAAATCGCGGCCCTGCTGGCGGAAGACTGTTTCGATTGCCTGGACGGACCGATTCTCAGAATCGCCCCTCCGGACACCCCGGTTCCCTTCAGCACACCGTTGGAGGAATTTTTTCTGCCCAAGGTCGGCGACATCGTCGCAGGTGCGCGCAAACTGGCGGCATATTGA
- a CDS encoding MBL fold metallo-hydrolase, with protein MKLGALELFPLTDGRFRLDGGAMFGVVPKALWQTCCPPDELNRIPLTLTCLLVRAHGKHILVDTGLGNKEDARFQARFAVDRRPSLRDSLHLHGLAPDDVHAVINTHLHFDHAGGNTVLDKAGRLRAAFPKATYFIQRGEYEDATRANERTRASYRPDNFVPIAEHRRWELLDGDTELFPGITAVVTAGHTRHHQCVKVESEGHIAFFLGDLIPTVAHLPLPYIMGYDLYPLDTLASKRAILDRAFAERWLLIFQHDPVIQAGYLTKQTEGRYAIDEVRLWQ; from the coding sequence ATGAAGCTCGGTGCGCTTGAGCTCTTCCCCCTTACCGACGGACGATTCCGGCTGGACGGCGGGGCCATGTTCGGCGTGGTGCCGAAGGCCTTGTGGCAGACCTGTTGCCCGCCGGATGAGCTGAACCGTATTCCCCTCACCTTGACCTGTCTGTTGGTGCGCGCACACGGAAAACACATCCTGGTCGACACAGGATTGGGCAACAAGGAGGACGCAAGGTTCCAGGCGCGGTTTGCAGTGGATCGACGCCCCTCCCTGCGCGATTCGCTGCACCTTCACGGCCTCGCGCCGGACGACGTCCACGCCGTGATCAACACGCACCTCCACTTCGACCATGCGGGCGGCAACACGGTCCTGGACAAAGCGGGACGCCTGCGCGCGGCCTTTCCCAAGGCGACCTACTTCATCCAGCGCGGCGAATACGAGGACGCCACCCGAGCCAACGAACGGACCAGGGCGAGTTATCGCCCCGACAACTTCGTGCCGATCGCCGAGCACCGTCGATGGGAGTTGCTGGACGGCGACACGGAACTATTTCCAGGGATCACGGCAGTGGTCACAGCAGGCCACACTCGGCATCACCAATGTGTGAAGGTAGAGTCGGAAGGCCACATCGCCTTCTTCCTCGGCGACCTCATTCCGACCGTCGCGCACCTGCCCCTGCCTTACATCATGGGGTACGATCTCTACCCGCTCGATACCCTCGCCAGCAAGCGAGCAATTCTCGACCGCGCCTTCGCGGAACGGTGGTTGTTGATCTTCCAACATGACCCGGTCATTCAAGCCGGGTATCTCACGAAACAGACCGAAGGCCGCTATGCTATCGACGAGGTGCGGCTATGGCAGTGA
- a CDS encoding cobalamin B12-binding domain-containing protein gives MAVTAPPIRVLLGKVGLDGHDRGIKLVARALRDAGMEIIYTGLHQTPEQVVSTAIQEDVQAIGLSIHSGAHNSLFPRVLELLKERGAEQITLFGGGIIPDEDMPRLKAAGVRMLFRPGTAMQDIVTFVKSIRVEP, from the coding sequence ATGGCAGTGACGGCGCCTCCCATCAGGGTGTTGCTCGGCAAGGTGGGGCTCGACGGCCACGACCGCGGCATCAAACTCGTGGCGCGGGCGCTGCGCGACGCCGGCATGGAGATCATTTACACAGGCCTTCACCAAACGCCGGAACAGGTCGTCTCGACCGCGATCCAGGAAGACGTCCAGGCCATCGGGCTCAGTATCCACTCCGGTGCCCACAATTCGCTCTTTCCACGCGTGCTGGAACTCCTGAAGGAGCGGGGCGCGGAGCAGATCACCCTGTTCGGTGGCGGCATCATTCCCGACGAAGATATGCCGCGCCTCAAGGCCGCCGGGGTCCGAATGCTGTTCCGTCCCGGCACAGCGATGCAGGACATCGTCACCTTCGTGAAGAGCATCCGCGTCGAACCGTGA
- a CDS encoding thiolase family protein — MSDRPQAVIVSAARTPMGSFTGAFSSIPATRLGSLAIREAWARTGLPGDRIDNVLMGCVLSAGLGQAPARQAAIGAGLPQGVGAVTVNKVCGSSLQTVIMAARMVALGEASVVIAGGMENMTRAPYLLEKARQGYRLGHGELTDSLIKDGLWDVYNQFHMGNAGELCAAKFRFSRQEADDFALESYARAKQAIAEGRFTREIVPVEVPQKKGPPLPVRDDEEPHRADLAKLRQLKPVFQEDGVLTVGNSPSCNDGAAAVVVMAEAEARRHGLTPMARIAGYAGAALAPEWFSLAPVEAISRLLRNTTLSIADIDLFEINEAFSVVSLAITRELGLDPKKVNVHGGAVALGHPIGATGARILTTLLHAMESRDVRRGVASLCIGGGEALALMVER; from the coding sequence ATGAGCGACAGACCCCAGGCCGTCATCGTCAGTGCAGCCAGAACCCCGATGGGCAGCTTCACGGGCGCCTTCAGTTCCATCCCCGCGACCCGATTAGGAAGCCTGGCGATTCGCGAGGCTTGGGCCAGAACCGGTCTGCCGGGAGACCGCATCGACAACGTGCTGATGGGTTGCGTGCTCAGCGCGGGGCTCGGACAAGCGCCGGCGAGACAGGCAGCCATCGGCGCGGGCCTGCCACAGGGGGTGGGCGCGGTCACGGTCAACAAGGTCTGCGGCTCCAGCCTACAGACCGTCATCATGGCAGCCAGGATGGTGGCGCTGGGCGAGGCGTCGGTCGTGATCGCGGGCGGGATGGAGAACATGACCCGCGCCCCCTACCTGCTGGAGAAGGCCAGACAGGGATACCGCCTCGGCCATGGGGAACTGACCGATAGCCTGATCAAGGACGGACTCTGGGATGTCTACAATCAGTTCCACATGGGCAACGCGGGAGAACTCTGCGCCGCCAAGTTCCGCTTCTCCCGACAGGAAGCCGACGATTTCGCCCTGGAGAGCTACGCGCGCGCGAAGCAGGCTATCGCGGAGGGTCGGTTCACGAGGGAGATCGTGCCGGTCGAGGTCCCGCAGAAAAAAGGACCGCCCCTGCCGGTGCGCGACGACGAAGAGCCTCACCGTGCCGACCTGGCGAAACTCCGACAACTCAAACCGGTCTTCCAGGAGGACGGCGTGCTGACGGTCGGGAACTCGCCCTCCTGCAACGATGGAGCGGCGGCGGTGGTCGTGATGGCCGAGGCGGAGGCTCGCCGCCATGGACTCACCCCCATGGCCCGCATCGCAGGGTATGCCGGCGCAGCCCTCGCGCCGGAGTGGTTCAGCCTGGCCCCGGTGGAGGCCATCAGCCGGTTGCTGCGGAACACCACCCTGTCTATCGCCGACATCGATCTCTTCGAAATCAACGAGGCCTTTTCCGTCGTCTCGCTGGCCATCACCCGCGAGTTGGGACTCGATCCCAAGAAGGTCAACGTCCATGGCGGCGCGGTCGCCCTGGGCCATCCGATCGGGGCCACGGGCGCCAGAATCCTTACGACGTTGCTCCATGCGATGGAGTCGCGCGACGTCCGTCGCGGCGTTGCGAGCCTCTGCATCGGCGGCGGAGAAGCCCTCGCACTCATGGTGGAACGATGA